In Asterias amurensis chromosome 4, ASM3211899v1, one genomic interval encodes:
- the LOC139935939 gene encoding acid-sensing ion channel 2-like yields the protein MECINVNQLEMNIVSLDQQENLSEDENTSSAASDEEKDEEKGEEKDEEKDEEKDEENDEVPDNKRRGAIVQLLERKQELFHNFVENTTLHGIKYVTNPAYSKTRRLIWTILFVAIVYLVSMAILSHIGDYFKYSTNTVMSFNTPRDTEFPKVIICNCNAVKRSALNITLAELYGQTVVTAGPRSLASSKSAPPTIQQETNDLDADINGVDLEYIGRAVAHNMDTMLLNCYWGGGQNCSADNFTQVWTDVGVCYAFNGLDTAVEGSGLRSTAPGGYGGLWVQLNVEKSEYTTDNDFGSCFKVAIEPRGNTNLIKNLAIAVAPGDHTIISLKKYWRTSLQSPYDSNCSKTRLQYFPHLNYSTSACMMECITNASMAKCGCITPYMSASSGFPYCNLRRLQCATNYDLASHCECNTPCHEEVYRSRISYARATYTSHTDLHRHLNWTKEEEKENVVEISIYFEDFREETSSQKEVLGIFSLMSSIGGEMGLLLGGSVITIFEFIDFFVAGQALRCRGIKRKLGDFGKKKKQASVE from the exons ATGGAGTGCATTAACGTCAATCAACTAGAAATGAACATAGTTAGCCTCGATCAACAAGAAAACCTCAGTGAAGACGAGAATACTTCATCTGCTGCATCAGACGAAGAGAAAGATGAAGAGAAAGGTGAAGAGAAAGATGAAGAGAAAGACGAAGAGAAGGATGAAGAGAATGATGAGGTTCCAGATAATAAACGGAGGGGGGCAATCGTACAACTCCTTGAGAGAAAACAAGAACTGTTTCATAATTTCGTAGAGAATACAACTCTTCACGGGATTAAGTATGTGACCAACCCGGCCTATAGCAAGACACGACG GTTGATCTGGACAATTCTGTTTGTTGCAATTGTTTACTTGGTGTCCATGGCGATTCTGTCGCACATAGGCGACTATTTCAAGTATTCCACAAACACGGTCATGTCATTCAACACACCAAGAGACACAGAGTTTCCTAAAGTCATCATTTGCAACTGTAACGCAGTCAAGAGATCtgcactgaacataacattagcAGAGCTGTACGGACAGACGGTTGTGACTGCTGGACCCCGATCACTGGCAAGTTCAAAGAGTGCACCTCCAACCATACAGCAAGAAACCAACGATCTAGATGCAGACATCAATGGTGTCGACTTGGAATATATTGGAAGGGCAGTTGCACACAACATGGACACCATGCTGTTGAATTGCTATTGGGGAGGAGGGCAGAACTGTTCTGCTGATAACTTCACACAAGTTTGGACGGATGTTGGAGTGTGTTATGCATTCAATGGGTTAGATACAGCGGTAGAAGGGAGTGGTTTGAGAAGCACTGCACCTGGAGGCTATGGTGGACTGTGGGTGCAACTTAATGTTGAAAAGTCAGAGTACACGACAGATAACGATTTCGGGAGTTGTTTCAAG GTCGCCATAGAGCCACGAGGAAATACGAATCTGATAAAGAATCTGGCCATTGCTGTAGCACCGGGTGATCATACAATTATTAGCCTCAAGAAATATTGG AGAACAAGCTTGCAGTCTCCCTATGATAGCAACTGCAGCAAGACTCGCTTGCAATATTTCCCACATCTCAACTACTCCACCAGTGCTTGTATGATGGAATGCATAACCAATGCATCAATGGCCAAGTGCGGTTGTATAACTCCATACATGTCGG CATCTTCAGGGTTCCCATACTGCAACTTACGAAGGTTGCAGTGCGCCACCAATTATG atttAGCGTCGCATTGCGAATGTAATACACCATGCCATGAAGAGGTATATCGGTCACGAATTAGCTATGCAAGAGCAACCTATACATCACACACCGATTTACACCGGCATCTCAATTGGACCAAGGAAGAAGAAAA AGAAAACGTAGTTGAGATTTCCATATATTTTGAGGATTTTCGAGAGGAGACGTCCAGCCAAAAGGAAGTTCTGGGCATATTCAGTCTCATGA gttCAATTGGTGGCGAAATGGGCCTGCTACTCGGTGGAAGCGTCATAACTATCTTTGAATTCATCGACTTTTTCGTAGCTGGTCAAGCCTTGCGATGTAGGGGGATAAAAAGAAAACTTGGAGATTttgggaagaagaaaaaacaagctTCGGTCGAGTGA
- the LOC139935938 gene encoding angiotensin-converting enzyme-like, whose amino-acid sequence MLPRWSGGFSLLVLVVYLKGSLVNVAVSRELSGNVDEALRFLEYYDNLAAHTWPGVVQKMWNFNYNITESTRSEMIEARLVYSEFSKQGRDNASRFNMTDFPPDIKRQLTKIMVNVGEDAFRNITKLEELKSVKSQMKSRYSQAKSCKSNENSTEACMPFVPDAENLMAESRDYTELWYLWVSWREATGKNAQPTFQRYVQLSNMAAHDNDQPDKGAMWRSWYEVDDLETQVDNIYEQLRPLYTNLHAYIRRKLYKIYGPEFVNLRGPIPAHLLGHMWSSKWSNLIDIAKPFPEKQATDITPALRAQNYTVGRMFEVANEFYTSMGLLPVPEQFYNKSRLTSPDDGRSVVCHAMAWEFYNKQDFRVSMCGDVNMADFITAHHELGHVQYFLQYRNQPIVYRLSACPAFGEAIGDVVAMSAFSPNNLYRIGLIDEIKEDKEADLNFLMTMALDKIAFLPFAILVDKWRWGVFNGSIPLEKYNTKWWELRNQFQGIAPPIQRNETHFDPVSIYHVSADVSYVRYFLSYIVQFQLHEGLCRHAGHIGPLHQCNVYNSTAAGQVFGQMLRMGISQPWPEAMFVVTGQRHFDAGPIADYFRPLTEWITEQNRQNGDEPGWPDSDWIPPLPKDWKSGDPSSGSCLNNYSAVSLCTSLALTFLCLCLQSQK is encoded by the exons ATGTTGCCTCGTTGGAGTGGGGGGTTTTCTCTGCTCGTATTAGTCGTATATTTGAAGGGTTCGCTCGTTAATGTCGCAGTCTCTCGGGAGTTGAGTGGCAACGTGGATGAAGCACTGAGGTTCTTGGAATATTATGACAATCTGGCGGCCCATACTTGGCCAGGAGTTGTACAAAAGATGTGGAATTTCAACTACAACATCACAGAGTCTACACGAAGTGAAATG attgaAGCTAGACTCGTGTATTCTGAATTCAGTAAGCAAGGAAGAGACAACGCGTCGAGGTTTAACATGACAGACTTCCCGCCTGACATCAAACGTCAACTCACAAAGATCATGGTTAATGTTGGCGAGGATGCATTCAGGAATATAACCAAGTTAGAAGAG CTGAAAAGTGTTAAGAGTCAAATGAAGTCTCGATATTCTCAGGCGAAGTCATGCAAATCAAATGAGAACTCGACCGAAGCATGTATGCCGTTTGTGCCAG ATGCAGAGAATCTAATGGCAGAGAGTCGCGATTATACAGAGCTCTGGTATCTATGGGTAAGCTGGCGAGAAGCCACTGGCAAAAATGCTCAGCCAACATTCCAGAGATATGTTCAACTAAGCAATATGGCTGCACATGACAACG ACCAACCCGACAAAGGAGCAATGTGGCGATCATGGTACGAGGTTGATGACCTCGAAACCCAGGTGGATAACATCTACGAGCAGTTGCGACCCCTGTACACAAACCTACATGCCTACATCCGCCGAAAGTTGTATAAGATTTACGGTCCGGAGTTTGTTAATCTCCGCGGCCCAATACCGGCACATCTACTCG ggCATATGTGGAGCAGCAAATGGTCCAATCTGATAGACATTGCAAAACCTTTCCCTGAGAAACAGGCAACAGACATCACACCAGCTCTTCGTGCTCAG AATTACACTGTTGGTCGTATGTTTGAAGTTGCCAATGAGTTCTACACGTCCATGGGTCTACTGCCCGTTCCCGAGCAATTCTATAATAAATCTCGCTTGACAAGCCCCGATGATGGACGGTCGGTCGTGTGTCATGCAATGGCTTGGGAGTTCTACAATAAACAGGATTTTCG GGTAAGCATGTGTGGTGATGTAAACATGGCTGACTTTATTACTGCACATCACGAGCTGGGTCATGTACAGTACTTTCTGCAGTACCGTAATCAGCCCATCGTGTACCGTCTATCGGCATGTCCAGCATTCGGTGAGGCCATAGGAGACGTTGTGGCCATGTCTGCCTTCTCTCCCAATAATCTCTACAGAATCGGTCTCATCGATGAGATAAAAGAAGACAAAG AAGCTGATTTAAATTTTCTAATGACCATGGCCCTGGATAAAATAGCCTTTTTGCCATTTGCAATCCTCGTAGACAAGTGGCGGTGGGGTGTTTTTAATGGCTCCATACCTCTTGAAAAATATAACACAAAATGGTGGGAATTAAG GAATCAGTTTCAAGGCATTGCTCCACCCATACAGAGAAATGAGACACATTTTGATCCTGTTTCTATTTACCATGTCAGTGCTGATGTCAGCTATGTTAG GTATTTTTTATCTTACATCGTACAGTTTCAACTTCACGAGGGTTTGTGTCGCCATGCTGGTCACATTGGTCCTTTGCACCAATGTAATGTGTACAACTCCACGGCAGCGGGACAAGTATTTGG CCAAATGCTTAGGATGGGCATCAGCCAACCCTGGCCCGAAGCAATGTTTGTTGTGACCGGCCAGAGACACTTTGACGCGGGCCCGATCGCCGACTACTTCCGACCACTCACCGAGTGGATCACGGAACAGAACCGTCAAAATGGCGATGAGCCCGGCTGGCCAGACAGTGATTGGATACCTCCCCTTCCCAAAG ATTGGAAGTCTGGAGACCCATCTTCGGGGAGTTGTTTGAATAACTATTCAGCTGTGAGCTTATGCACCAGTCTAGCTCTTACATTTCTTTGCCTCTGTTTGCAGTCGCAAAAATAA
- the LOC139935912 gene encoding alpha-2,8-sialyltransferase 8E-like yields MMRREIFRSSSSTQVDQMTLALSNVDNNTILPYFEPNIGPNPKKFKPSAELFKYLPKDATFRKGTLFKKCSVVGNAGLLLHSACGKEIDSADYVFRCNMVPIKKFSEDAGLKTNFTTMNPSIYRTRYNYFKRDSDIEKFNFDLKEYSGNLFLPCLMYTDSAKSCFKKILPAIHNTNGRLTTRVGNSEHLLGILQKWKSSGIHLMSTGFYLTQTAITLCNEVHLFGFWSFSKAMYPVPRVLQYHFFDDMNQSKAHSFNSEFQLLWQLHVNGIINLHVNDCDG; encoded by the exons ATGATGAG ACGCGAGATCTTCCGTTCGTCTTCTTCAACCCAAGTTGACCAGATGACGTTGGCGTTAAGTAACGTCGATAACAATACCATATTGCCGTACTTTGAACCCAATATCGGTCCAAATCCTAAAAAGTTCAAACCAAGTGCAGAACTTTTCAAGTATTTGCCCAAA GACGCAACATTTCGAAAGGGAACTTTGTTCAAGAAGTGCAGTGTTGTCGGTAATGCAGGGCTATTGTTGCACAGTGCATGTGGGAAGGAAATCGACTCTGCTGATTACGTATTCAG GTGCAATATGGTACCGATCAAGAAGTTTTCAGAGGATGCAGGACTTAAgacaaattttaccaccatgAATCCGAGTATTTACAGAACAAG atacaattattttaaacgGGACTCGGATATTGAAAAGTTTAACTTTGACTTGAAGGAGTACAGCGGCAATTTGTTCCTCCCATGTTTGATGTATACTGACTCGGCAAAGAGTTGCTTTAAGAAGATTCTACCAGCAATTCATAACACCAACGGTAGGTTGACAACGAGAGTGGGCAATTCAGAACACTTGCTTGGAATATTACAAAAGTGGAAGTCTTCAGGAATACACCTTATGTCTACAG GTTTTTATTTGACTCAAACTGCGATCACATTGTGCAATGAGGTACATCTTTTTGGCTTCTGGTCGTTTTCCAAGGCCATGTACCCAGTGCCCAGAGTGCTTCAATATCACTTCTTCGATGACATGAACCAGTCCAAAGCGCACAGCTTTAATAGTGAATTCCAACTACTGTGGCAGTTGCACGTGAATGGAATCATCAACCTTCATGTAAACGATTGTGATGGTTAG